The DNA sequence GATAAGAGCTCATAAGATTCGATGATTTTGGAGACTTAGAGTGACGATGCAAGAAATAAAAGCGATTGTAATCAACAGTGCGTTTGCTCAGAGGGAAGGCGCACGCAAGGCTAGCCCGTGCCCGTGTCACCCTTACCGGTCTTAGGAACAGGTACCTTGATTTTGGCAAGTACAAGCAGTCACTGTCGCAGGAGTTCTTTCCATGCAAAAGTAATACATCTAAGAATCAGGCTTCGAATCCTCTTATTTTCATAAGATTTAGATTCTCCATCAGTATTACTCCATTATGCAAGGTACTGGTGAAGGGCCGTCAACCTCGACTTACACGGTAGGCGCGttgaaccctaaccctcaccGGCCACACTCTGACCGACGATGTATAAGGAGCCTGATGCGAAACATCAGCAACAATTGCGCAAAACTTCTTATGAACTCCATATGGTGTCTCTTGCGTCCTAAAAATCACAAGAAACCCATTTGGGCATCTCCGTGTCGTCAGTGCAGCAAAAGCTGAGGGTCCCGGCGAAGCCCGCCCCGCCGAAGACCGAGTTCGGCCGTCCGCTATCAGCGGGGCAAAATCCGCGCTTGTTATCGGTCACCACCGACATCAATTAGTGATAAAGATCCTGGCCGATAGATAAGCATCAACGTCACGACAGAAAACTTGGGAAGATATAAGAGACGGCTGCTCTCCTTGTTTGACTTCAATTTTagctcctcatcctcagcccgGACGTACAAGACAGAACAAATCAAGAACCTTTAAACCCCAAACACTCGCAACCATGCCTTCAGCCACCGGCCCCGTTGTCCAACCTCTCACGCCTCCCGAGGGCTCCAAGATCAACTTCGgagccaccatcaccggcatTGACATTGAGAACCTCACTGGTAAGACATGAAAAAGCATCATACATGATGAAACAATGTGACCTCTGTAGAAAAGGGAGAATACCCGTGAAATCGGTAACCTCCTCGGTAAGCCACCCCAATCATCAAACTAACCCCAGAACACCCTCCACTAACATCCCCCACCCAGACTCCGACTTTGCCCTCATCCGTGacgccctcttcacccacCAAGTCGTAATCTTcaaatcccaatcccacGTCTCCCCACGCGCCCAATACGAGCTCACCAACCGCTTCGATCCCCTCGCAACCTCTTATGGTCATGGCAAAACAGTAGACGCCAAACGctccatcctccaccccgaccTCAAAACAAtcccccaccagccccaAGTCCAAGTCATCGGCAACGGCTTTGTGTCTTCCTACGAAGGCCTTCAAAACATcaccctccgccacccccaccacaaaaCCTTCCACgccacctccatccccgaAGCCGACGACCTCACACACACGAGGTTCTACAGATGGCACATCGATGCCGCCCTCTACGGCCTCGCCCCACCCATCGTGACCACCCTCCTGGCAGTCAAAGTCCCCTCTGGCCGCAGGCAAATCTGCCGTTACGACGACGGAACAGGGGATGAGCTCTCCGTCCCCTTGGGAACCACAGCTTTTGTCTCGTCATGCACCTCCTACgacatcctctcccccaaagACCAAGCCTTTTGTCGTTCCACCCGCGTGGAATACGCCCCCCACCCCTACATCTGGATGTCAGGCGCCAAATCCCGCTCTGACGGACTGGGTATGGTCTCCCAAGGCAAAGAGATACCTCTCGGGGACCTTCCCCCTATTGAACAAGACAAGATCCAGATTTTGCCCATGTGCTGGAAGAATCCTGTCACGGGAAAGCTAGCGCTGCAGGTGCACCCTTCTGCGATTAGAAAGTTGCACTTGGCTGATGGGACGGTGATTGAGGATTTGgcggaggtgagggagattgtGCATAGGCTGCAGAGGCCGGGGATTGCACCCGAGTATGTCTACGCGCatgactgggaggagggggattttgTGCTTTTCCACAACAGGGGGGTGTTGCATAGTGTTGTGGGCGCgtttgccgaggaggaggtgaggttgttTAGGCAGTGCAATGTTGCGGCGAGTGAGTTTCCTTTAGGGCCTGATGATGAGTAGATCAAGCTAAGGGTTCGacgagaggaggggaggttaaGGGTTTAGACTGTTTTGTGCTTTCTTTGAGATTTAGATAGGTAGTTTTGTTTAGCGTGCAATAGGTATTATCATCCTTTCTTTTTTAAATATCAGCGCTTGAGAGTGATGAGACACAGCTGAGGCAATAGAACAACCATTACTGTCGTTTAGGGCAGGGGAACAAGTAAATTCAatcattttcttttctttctcatgACCGagaccctcaccaacccgaaacaccatccccctcctcaacctacCTGTACTTAACTCTCATGACAGCCTGAGATATACACACAATGTCAGACAAATCAACTAATAGAATAGCAGGTAAAGACAGGGCAAAACAAATACCcataaaaataaaaaataaaaataaattAACAAAACCCCATGATATCATCAACCATTCATGTCGTCATTCCTATGCCTAAAACAATGCCTCTGCTTCTCGATGCCCcttcatccatcaccacatcacgTCAGGTACCAACTTGTACAAAGTTCATTCAAATCATAACTTCATAACAGAAAttcttccctctcccaacGTAATGATCGCTTCGCTTCGCTTTGTTTGCTtgtggtagtggtggtggtgacacaCGTGATAAAGAAAAGTTGACGAGATCCAGAATGtcccaagaaaaaagaataaGAAATACAATAAAATAGCCAAAGAAAAATCCAAAAATGACGACaagaaaaaaccaaaacGCTATCCCACAATCGTCGCAgggccacctcctcccattgTATCCTCAGGCGGGCCAGGTTCAATATAATTCACCCACTCCGACACCCGATGCAAGCCTCTCCCAGATCCGCTCAGGCCAGCCTGCATCGAGGGCTTGGCCTCAGTCTTGTTGTGCTCCCGGTGAGCTTGCGTGGCCCGTCTTCGGATGTGAGGAGCACGGGCAGAACCCCCGCTGGGATCCCACTCATGCAGtcccatgcccatgcccgGGGGACCAAACCATTCAGGTGTCGGTCCTCCTGGATGACGGCCGGAGACGTACATGTCCTCCTCCATGGTGTGCCTGCGAGGCATATGCGAAATAGCCGGTGGCGGCACCGGAGCGACCGGAATTGATGGACCACCTCCGTGTCCGTGCATcattgctgctgccgggTGCGATGCGGTGCGAGAAAGAGGCGGTGGTCCTCTTGTAGGACTCAGCGGCCCCTGGGGCACCATCGCACTCATCATGCCCATGTGTCCCATGTGTCCGGGCGGTCCGACAGGGCCAACTCCGATGGTGGTCATAGGAGCAGGTGGGACGGCGTGGCCCATCCCGCCCATGTGGTAGGCTCCTGGACTCTGTCTGCTCTCCGGGTTGAAACGATCGGCGAGCCGTTTGTCGAATGACGACGCTCGGCGTCTCTCGGGCGAAGGAGCACGGAGTCTATCGTCAGGATGAGCCAGCTGTCTTTCGGGCATTGCCATGTGCCTCTCTGGCatctgctgttgttgtctttCCGGCATCGGGGCGTGCCTTTCCGACATGGAGGCGTAGCGGTCAGGAGTGGCCATGTGTCGTTCAGGAAGCTGCATGTGTCTATCGTGGGGTGCCATGTGCCTTTCTGGGATCTGCATGTGCCTCTCGGGCGCGAGCATGTGTCGTGGCTTCTGCGGAATCTCCATCGCCATGGGTGCTCCTCTTTCTGGGGATGGGAAACGCGTCGGGACTTGCCAACCATCGGGTGACTCTTCGCGCCGCTCCTGAGCAAATGGATGGTGTCTATCCAAAGAACGCGGCCGTCTCGCAGTAGGGAATGTTTGTCGTCTTTCGGGCGAGTACGGTCTCCGTCTGTCGGCTGTGTAGTTCTCGGCAGCAAACTCCTCATATCGCTCCGGCGAAGCATAGCGCGCCGCTCTTTGAGCATAGGCCTCGGAGGCATAATCAGCGCGCGGCGCGGCCCGAGATGGTACTCGGTCGAAGGCGGGGCGTGAGGGTGGCTCAAATGCCGAacgaggcggtggcggcgccATGGGAACATGTGTTTgcggaggtgatggtgcaACAACCGTTGCAGCCCTCCCAGCTCGGAAATCACCGTTTCCAAAAGACGCTCCGCGGCTCCGAGCTTCGATGCGTCGTCGGGGTTGTTCTTCAAAGTCAAAGACGTTGACACCTGCCCTTCCTCCACCGTACTCGGCCTGCTCATCGACATGACCAAAGGCATCATCAAAAGAATGCATCCGGCGAGCATGATGAGGTTCTTCACGGACTTCCATACGCCGAGCAAGATATGGTTCTTCCTCGTAGCTCGATGGGCGAGGCTTTACAGTGCCTGCATAAGAGGCCGGGAATCCCGACCGTAGAGCCTGGGGAGAGGGAACACGAGATGCGTACTTCGGCGCAGATGCAAAGGGATTCGGGGGTTCGTCCATCGGCGTCCTCATGCGGTCTGCGGCTGCTCGAGGTACAGCTTGGACCGAGTTATTCGTCATGGGGCATGCGCACGATTTCCACGGACCGCCGCAGAGCATACAGAACTGAGCACCACAACGGCTGATAGGGACAGGGTATTAGCTGGGAACCATCATGATTGCGGTGGCATGGAACCTGGACTTACCACTTCATATGGTTGCAGCCTTCAGCGAGTTCGACCATGTGATGGCACTGATAACAGGTCTGGTATGTATCTCGCTTGGATTGCGGCATGAACTGTGCTGTGTTCTCATCGCCTGGGCAATTGTACTGCGGATGCCACAGTCCATGGCAAGCACAGCAGACTTTTGTTTTGCAGTGACTGCATTTTGCCTGCCCACGCCCGTTCTCCTGACGAATGTTGTCGGGCTGGAACCACCTGCCACACCGTTCCTCTGGACAATATATGCGGCTTCTGGTCGTATACTCACGGTATTTTCGGTTCCACTCGGCTTTGAAATCTTCACCCAGCAGTTTGTCGACGTGCTTTGGTGGGATGGGCTCTGCGGTACAACATCGAGGGGGCATATGCTGTGGGCCTCGGAGAGACAGCTCAAAGCTGCGCACCAGGCAAGTGTTGCACATGCGATGTGCGCACTTGAGCTTGGCTGTGTTCTCGACCAGAGTCTTGTTGTCTCTGCATGAGACACAAGTGGTAAACCTCTTGGGTTGTTGCCTCTCCAACTGCATGTTATTGGCAGCTGTCGGATCGGCAAACATGGACCGCTTGGAGCTGAAGCTCTGTGACGACGCATGGTGTGACCCTTctatggtggtgttggctcTTCTGAACACTGAAGGGGCCCTCGACACATAAGCGTCTGACTCATACTGCCTGGTCGACGGTCTATCGCCAGGGTTAGCTACTACTAAGAAATACTGCCTATTCGGAGGCGGTTGACAATACCTTCTGGTTCGGGATTTGGACCGTGCCCGGTCGCCATCGAGACTCGGAGCACGAGAAACGTCTCTCGGACGACGATAGGCATCCGGCTTCACCGACGCAGCTCGAGAGGGTGCTCGGGAAGGGGCTCGGGATTGAGCTCGCGATCTTCCTACACCTACCGATTGCTCATACCTTGTCGATGCAAAATCCGGCTCCGGATCTGGATCCTCATAGACGACCTCAATTTCGGGCTCCTCTGTGCGCCGGTTGAGGCGCTCATGCATGGACGGTGCGGGAGGGGGTACCGGGGCGGTGGGAACAGCCGGAGGCTTCCTTCTCCGGGTAGGCTGTTGAATAACCACTTCCTCCAAAGAATCCTCGGTCACGTCAGTTTCGCCCTCAGAATCGGACATGGAAGTGCGGGGTGAGCGCCTAGATTCAGGAGTGGACCTGTAGCGGTGAGCGGAGCGAGAACTCTGGTCGCGACGAGATGCCATCGTCTGACGGCTTGCTGGCCGCGATGGACGTATAGGcggctcatcatcatcgtcgtcgtcgtcatatGAAGGGCGATGTTGCATACGGCGGGCCATGGCCTTGGTGTCGACCAAGGGCACGGTGGAGTTGGGCCGCATGGCAGCAGTCCGATGTCGAGAACGGGACGGCGGCTTGGACGGGAGGTCGGAGTCCTCGGAGTCGGTGGGACTCGGGAGCTGTTGACGCTGCTTCGAAGGACGTCGAgatggttgctgctgcttgggagGCGACGCTTGGGCGTCGTCTGAGTCGTCAGAGGACTCGACAATGTCTATGTCTATGTCTATATCCCCATGACGTTTCGGGTGAGGCGACGGACGGGGTCGTGGCCCACTGGCTGATGTCCAATCGTTTTGGGACTGGGGCTCCGGCTTGGGAGATTTTCCTGTGCGCTTCTTCCGCACACTGCTTCGCGAAGTCCTAGGCCCGCCCTGTTGCTGGTCTTCGACGTCGGCCATTCGATCGACTCGTCTTGGTCCCCGTATTACTCGCTCACTTCAACGACAACAGGACACCGGGTCTGGAGTCTGATGGGGCACTCTGAGTGCCTCTGTGCCGCGGTAGGTGGACGGTGGAAGAGAATTGCGACGGGGGGTAGACGAAGCGTCGGCCAGATGGTCCAGTGTGGTTggacggcggaggcgggtCTGCAGATGCCCCAGAGCTGCGATTGGGCTCACTGGCTTCCCACTTGGACCACTTGCATTGCCAGCACAACACAATTCCTTCCGACAGCCCACGGTGCCACCCCTTGGCTTTGCCCTGGGCTCGCCCTAACCACGGATGAAAAACCGGCAGCAGCCTAATAAATACCTGACCCGTCCTAGCTTGCAAGTGCTCTCTGCAGACAGCTGAAGGATCACCAGCTTTGGGCACCGCCGAGAACCGTGGTGGAGGGATCAGGCCTGATGCGGGAGTTCGGTCGGGTGGAGGAAAAGCGAGCGGGTCGGTCGTGGGCAAGGTGAGGTGAGTGAGGAGAGACGAGAGGgaaagatgagatgagggtgatgacggcCTGAGGCCTCGACCGTCGGAACGCTGTCTGGGTGCTTGGGTCCTTCGCTTGCAGTGTTAGTGGagaaaaccccccttccGAAGCATCAGTTGCTGGCCTTCTTCCAATGGGACTGCTATCACCTCACGACGCAGCTGACAGGCTAGAGTCGCGACCACTGTGACGCAGCCGACTATTGGACACAACGATCCCCGACTGAAAAGGAGATGGCTGAACGCAGAGAGGCGAGCTGTCACATCACGTGATGCGGGCTTCGACAGTCCCAATGGCAGCACATTCCTGGACCCCCAGCTCATGCCAGCAGCCTCTTGTTGGAgaaagctggaggagggagaaaaCAGGTTCTGGTTTGCCGCGCTTATTTGCGTCAAGGCAACGATCAGATTGCCGGGAAGTGTCAGCTGGAAGACAATGTTAGGGTCAATGGATCGGGGGCCTCTATAACCCTTGAATCAAGGGTCTTGAATGCAGAGTGTTTTGTCAGAAAGCCATACCAGCGTCAAGAGAATCGCTGTCCTTTGGTTTGAAAACCACTCTCCAACACCCAATTTGAGGGCTTTCGAGCTGTTGATCATGCGAATAGCTGTTAGGCCTGATCCTAGTGTCGACCCAAAAGGAGGGGCTGTCTTGACGACGATCCTTCCCCGCATTCTGTCATGGAGTGGCCAGTGCGGCCCCGGCctccaacacaacacaaGCCGTTCAGCGGCACGGGCGGAGGAACGACACGGACGGCAGCGGATCCCGTCCTATCGGGCGCAGGGGCCTTCCCCGGAGATCGATTCTCGGCGCTTGGAAACATCTTCGGCACCGAAGACTCCACGGTCCAAACCTCAAGCTTGACCGAAGACCGATGTATTCACGGACCGGCCGTCCTCCACAGCAACAGGAAGGACGGAGCACATCCTTATGGTTAACGATTACCCAAATGGCTCCGAAGTCCACATGCCGGCGCTCCTCCGCTTCTAGCCTCCAGCGACTGCCACTTtaccccatcatcagatGCTGAAATGCCTCACGGGACTCCGATCAGCTGCAGGGGAAGATGCCAAAGCAACCATATCCCGACTCCCGAGACATGATTCCATCATTTGGTTGCACAACGGAGTCAACTACCGGCACACGGTACTGTACAGCACATTATGCCGTGGAACGCAAGACGGCGAACTGACCGGTCCGGGACATGCTCAAACGGAGGAGCCGGCAGTCGCAGCTTTCATCAGAATGGGCTCACCTTGAAGGCAACGTGATACAAGCCTTTTTGCCTGCTGCGGCGAAGGCTATCGGTATGACGGTGCGAGACTGGCTGCCCATTGACACAGTAGTATCCCCAATAAACGACACCCAAGACAAAAACCGACCGTTGAACAAGTTCCATCCCGTCCAAGATGCAACGATAAAAACACCAATATGGAACCCTCTGAGCATGGACGTCGGGATTGATCCCGAAAACTTGAGGCTTTAGCAAAAGCATCACCGACACTACAGAAGGCTGATGTAACTTTCAGATGTATCGCACTCGCTAATCATGCAACAAAACACTCAAGAGTCCACTACCGTACCTTACATTACCTACATTACCACTACCCACAAAGCCAGCGGCATTGAAAATTaaaaggagaagagccaAAATGGACCCTTTGACGTTGCACTGTCGGCCCTATTTTTTCGCCGTGACTGGCCTTGACACCCAGCAAAGGTAGGCCAGCGTAGCTTTCACAACCCATCTCGGATCGGACCATGATGAaatcatcattatcatgCTAAATCAAGACGTCAACCACCATCTAAGAGGCCAGCGACGAATCTGACTGCCGGAATAATATGCAcacttctcccaccaccctacctGGATGAAACAAGGTAAGTCGAGCCGTCTCCATGTACTGTTCCGGTTCCACCACGTGGTTCCCCGAAAAGAAGCAGTACAATAACTTGGTTTCTAACAACGCCCATACAACTCTACACAACGTTAGACAGGCATTGATTGCCTTGTGCCCAACAAACATGTCGTATCACGGGCAGGTCTTCCGTGACTGCCTTGTATCAGCACTACGGAAATCTGCTACAACTACCACCAGCCCTTTTGGTCTCGGAGTTGAGTGCTCAGGCCTGGTTGTAATGCTAGAATGACCGATTCACTGTTGATTGCTCGCGCATACCTCGCTGATTTCATCGTCAAgacggtgaggttgaggaggtacAAACATCTACATCGATAACTACTCACACTAACGAAGGGGAATTGCCCGCTCTTGGACCCAACGGCACCAAGCGAGATCACGTCTGTCTTCTTCCAGACCCCCGGAATCATCGCTTCTGATATAGACGGTTCCCTAGGCTTGGTACGTGGGATCATATGGAGATTCCTCCTCGTTTCGTTTCAGCTTGAGGAAATATTCCTATCTTTCGTCCGATGTCATCTCGGTCCCATCTCATCACATAATGACAGATGTGATAAGATCTGACAAAGCAAAACGGTTGTCTGAAGCCTTGCCGGCTCCATCCGATCTCATATCGTTCAGGTACGCCATCTACCGTCCAAGGAAACGGTACCTGAATATCAAACCCCAGCTAGCTTAGCCAGACCACCTCGTCACATCGCATACTGCAGATCTAGTCCATCATGTCTTCATGATCAGGGTCTCACTCCGGTCCACATTCACATCTACACCCCTTCTGGTACGCACAGCACAACCCGAAAACGCTCGGAAACTTGGACACCACCGTGAGGCCAGGTATAGCTATCGTACACCTCAGCTTCACACCCCTCGATCCCGCAATATTCGCCGCCTATCCACCATCATAAaccaccagcagcctcaCTTGATCACCACATGAACCTCGCtaccacaaccccatcatctccggTCAAAGCTcagggtaggtaggtaagtagtCGTGGTAAGGTAGTGTAGCACAACTGCACCCTTTTTCCTTCATGGCCACAGTCAGTCAGAACTGACCAAATCTCGGAGAataaaaaacaagaaaaaatT is a window from the Podospora pseudocomata strain CBS 415.72m chromosome 6, whole genome shotgun sequence genome containing:
- the XAN1 gene encoding Alpha-ketoglutarate-dependent xanthine dioxygenase xan-1 (COG:E; EggNog:ENOG503NVW9), producing MPSATGPVVQPLTPPEGSKINFGATITGIDIENLTDSDFALIRDALFTHQVVIFKSQSHVSPRAQYELTNRFDPLATSYGHGKTVDAKRSILHPDLKTIPHQPQVQVIGNGFVSSYEGLQNITLRHPHHKTFHATSIPEADDLTHTRFYRWHIDAALYGLAPPIVTTLLAVKVPSGRRQICRYDDGTGDELSVPLGTTAFVSSCTSYDILSPKDQAFCRSTRVEYAPHPYIWMSGAKSRSDGLGMVSQGKEIPLGDLPPIEQDKIQILPMCWKNPVTGKLALQVHPSAIRKLHLADGTVIEDLAEVREIVHRLQRPGIAPEYVYAHDWEEGDFVLFHNRGVLHSVVGAFAEEEVRLFRQCNVAASEFPLGPDDE
- a CDS encoding hypothetical protein (COG:O; EggNog:ENOG503NWMP), which encodes MADVEDQQQGGPRTSRSSVRKKRTGKSPKPEPQSQNDWTSASGPRPRPSPHPKRHGDIDIDIDIVESSDDSDDAQASPPKQQQPSRRPSKQRQQLPSPTDSEDSDLPSKPPSRSRHRTAAMRPNSTVPLVDTKAMARRMQHRPSYDDDDDDDEPPIRPSRPASRQTMASRRDQSSRSAHRYRSTPESRRSPRTSMSDSEGETDVTEDSLEEVVIQQPTRRRKPPAVPTAPVPPPAPSMHERLNRRTEEPEIEVVYEDPDPEPDFASTRYEQSVGVGRSRAQSRAPSRAPSRAASVKPDAYRRPRDVSRAPSLDGDRARSKSRTRRPSTRQYESDAYVSRAPSVFRRANTTIEGSHHASSQSFSSKRSMFADPTAANNMQLERQQPKRFTTCVSCRDNKTLVENTAKLKCAHRMCNTCLVRSFELSLRGPQHMPPRCCTAEPIPPKHVDKLLGEDFKAEWNRKYREYTTRSRIYCPEERCGRWFQPDNIRQENGRGQAKCSHCKTKVCCACHGLWHPQYNCPGDENTAQFMPQSKRDTYQTCYQCHHMVELAEGCNHMKCRCGAQFCMLCGGPWKSCACPMTNNSVQAVPRAAADRMRTPMDEPPNPFASAPKYASRVPSPQALRSGFPASYAGTVKPRPSSYEEEPYLARRMEVREEPHHARRMHSFDDAFGHVDEQAEYGGGRAGVNVFDFEEQPRRRIEARSRGASFGNGDFRAGRAATVVAPSPPQTHVPMAPPPPRSAFEPPSRPAFDRVPSRAAPRADYASEAYAQRAARYASPERYEEFAAENYTADRRRPYSPERRQTFPTARRPRSLDRHHPFAQERREESPDGWQVPTRFPSPERGAPMAMEIPQKPRHMLAPERHMQIPERHMAPHDRHMQLPERHMATPDRYASMSERHAPMPERQQQQMPERHMAMPERQLAHPDDRLRAPSPERRRASSFDKRLADRFNPESRQSPGAYHMGGMGHAVPPAPMTTIGVGPVGPPGHMGHMGMMSAMVPQGPLSPTRGPPPLSRTASHPAAAMMHGHGGGPSIPVAPVPPPAISHMPRRHTMEEDMYVSGRHPGGPTPEWFGPPGMGMGLHEWDPSGGSARAPHIRRRATQAHREHNKTEAKPSMQAGLSGSGRGLHRVSEWVNYIEPGPPEDTMGGGGPATIVG